ATATTGAAGgtaaacatatacatatgcgTGCATTGTTTAAGGAAAAAGGTTACCAATCAGTTTTGCCAAcgattaaaaatcagtttaatacagaaaggaaaacatttataatccAAAAGTACATAATAGGTGAAGcggaaaattgcattttcccAAAAGGTGGTGTTAGGTATACCAGAAACTTATGTGTTAGAGTTAGTACCGCATTACAAGGTTTATTAGTGTTACAAGTCCCAATGGAAATCGTCAGCATCGGAAGGCATACTCACAGATTTATTGCGCTCAAAAAGGATTTGTTGCTCGTTCTCCTCGCGGCACTCCTTTAGGGCCACACTTAGCTCGTCGATTTCCTCCTCTAGCAGCTTAACCTGGgattaagtaaaaataagtatCGGGGTTAAAGGATTACTGGCTACTTACCTTATCGTCCCGCTGCTTGATTTCATCTTTGGCCTTTTCCAGTTCGAAGGTAACCTGCTTGCGGTTTTCGATGGCGTCATCGCGGGATTTGAGTGCCTTGCGCTTTTCGGTGGTTTCCTCGGCCACTTGCTTGGATAGACGACTGACTTGCGTCTCCAGCGCCAGATTCTGGCCACTCCAGGACCCTTTGATGTCCGACAGCTGCAAATGGGCCTCCTCCAAGTGCTGCTCCAGCAGTTTGTGTTCCCTGATCAGGGCCTGCACCTGCTGCTCGGAGTTAAGCTTGCCCAGCGACTCCAGACGCGACTCCTCGACGATCTTCATGCGCTTCTTGAGGTGCCGACTCTCTTCCTGCACTGCCGCCAGTGTGGTGGTCAGCAGGTTCTTTTCCTGCTGCGTGGCGTGCCTCAGCTGCTCCAGTTCGTCGCGCAGATCTTCGGCCACGGCTTCAATGGGACGGAGAcgctccagctcctcgctCAAGGACTCAATTTGCTGGCTCTGCTGACGCATGAGACCCATGCGATCCACCGATTCCTGCTCGCGGAAGCTGAGCAGGTTCTTCAGCTTGTCGATCTCGATCTGCTGCAGATTCTGGATCTTCTCCTGCTCCTCGCAGTACATGTCCTTCTGCGTCTGGGCCACGCGCACGCTCTCCAGCAGGATCTCGTTGGTCTTGTCCACGCGGCTCTTCTCctcctgcagctgctgcaatCCCTGCGTGACGGTGGATAGCTTGGTGGTGAGCTCGTTGCATTGACTCCGCAGCTGGCACAATTGCTCCGACTGCAAAAGGTACAGGTGTTTATCCATTTCACATACTATATGTATACACAAATaggctgttttgtttttttcataCCTCATTGTAGAATCCGCCACCGCCCACATCATCGGCCGAGTTGGAATTAATGCTAACGCGGCGACTACGTAGCCggtaattgttgttgttggtgctgGGATAACGCTGATTGCCCGGCTGGACAACATCCTCGCCCGTTtcctcttttattttgtttttcagtgTGGCAAACATTGTTGCTGTTACGGGAGAGCTTTTCCACTACCTTTCTTTTTGTCGCAGTGTATGTCCCCCAACTGAAATTGGTCTAGTTTGGTTGGGCTGGCGTAAACGTGCCCGCGAATCGTTTATAGCATGGCGTTATATCTGTGGCCGCTGTGTTCTAGTTGCTTATCAGGCAAATGCTAATTTTCGTAAACCGTCGAT
The sequence above is drawn from the Drosophila gunungcola strain Sukarami chromosome 2R unlocalized genomic scaffold, Dgunungcola_SK_2 000011F, whole genome shotgun sequence genome and encodes:
- the LOC128255542 gene encoding golgin subfamily A member 1, whose translation is MFATLKNKIKEETGEDVVQPGNQRYPSTNNNNYRLRSRRVSINSNSADDVGGGGFYNESEQLCQLRSQCNELTTKLSTVTQGLQQLQEEKSRVDKTNEILLESVRVAQTQKDMYCEEQEKIQNLQQIEIDKLKNLLSFREQESVDRMGLMRQQSQQIESLSEELERLRPIEAVAEDLRDELEQLRHATQQEKNLLTTTLAAVQEESRHLKKRMKIVEESRLESLGKLNSEQQVQALIREHKLLEQHLEEAHLQLSDIKGSWSGQNLALETQVSRLSKQVAEETTEKRKALKSRDDAIENRKQVTFELEKAKDEIKQRDDKVKLLEEEIDELSVALKECREENEQQILFERNKSQNLETEVKDLKTRLTAADDRFTEYASNAEQVAQKLRTQLTEKQEQLDETIMQLEIEREEKMTAILRNAEIAQSEDILRQQLRLERSEATDLQDRNNQLERDISEARQALQQISSTAQDNAQKLTEFEEVQLEIVEKNKTIKTLNQRLVDLKKTVQKELRSAQISTDSESHPTTITGHRISSSSLETFPSGDKGNCIIMDEVNFQYLKHVIVKFLTSREVEARHLVRAVSTLLQLTSEEEKLLHDTLNWKMSWFGMKPT